Proteins encoded within one genomic window of Actinomycetota bacterium:
- a CDS encoding LLM class flavin-dependent oxidoreductase gives MTEVGIGLPSQLPGVTGPLLAGWARRAEERGFASLATIDRVVYSNLEPMAALAAAAVVTERITLFTNILLAPVRLPVMLAKQAASVDLLSGGRLRLGLAPGGREDDYTATGMRFANRGRRFDAQLALMQGMWKGIPVPGTTRPVGPVPARGGIPVLIGGTSDRAIARVVAVGDGWTAGSGAGDAAGTLAERVRRAWADAGRAGEPYLTTLAYFYLGSDLNGALDNLTDYYGPERGPMVAARTGRTPEGLRAMRARAEESGFDELVLYPAVADPAEVDRLADAVL, from the coding sequence ATGACTGAGGTAGGCATCGGGCTGCCCTCCCAGCTCCCCGGCGTCACCGGGCCGCTCCTGGCCGGCTGGGCCCGCCGGGCGGAGGAGCGGGGGTTCGCCTCCCTGGCCACCATCGACCGGGTGGTGTACAGCAACCTGGAGCCGATGGCCGCCTTGGCCGCCGCCGCCGTCGTCACCGAGCGCATCACCCTGTTCACCAACATCCTGCTGGCCCCCGTCCGCCTGCCCGTGATGCTGGCCAAGCAGGCGGCCAGCGTGGACCTGCTCTCCGGCGGCCGCCTGCGCTTGGGCCTGGCCCCGGGTGGCCGGGAGGACGACTACACCGCCACCGGCATGCGCTTCGCCAACCGGGGCAGGCGCTTCGACGCCCAGCTCGCCCTCATGCAGGGCATGTGGAAGGGGATCCCGGTACCGGGGACCACCCGCCCGGTGGGGCCCGTCCCCGCCCGGGGCGGGATCCCCGTGCTGATCGGCGGCACGTCGGACCGGGCGATCGCCCGGGTGGTGGCCGTCGGCGACGGCTGGACGGCCGGGTCCGGGGCGGGCGATGCCGCCGGAACCCTCGCCGAACGGGTGCGCCGGGCCTGGGCGGACGCTGGCCGGGCGGGGGAGCCGTACCTGACGACGCTGGCCTACTTCTACCTGGGGAGCGACCTGAACGGCGCCCTGGACAACCTCACCGACTACTACGGTCCCGAGCGCGGCCCGATGGTGGCCGCCCGCACGGGCCGCACCCCAGAGGGTCTGCGAGCGATGCGGGCGAGGGCCGAGGAGTCGGGCTTCGACGAGCTGGTCCTGTACCCGGCGGTGGCGGACCCGGCCGAGGTCGACCGCCTGGCCGACGCCGTCCTCTGA
- a CDS encoding cob(I)yrinic acid a,c-diamide adenosyltransferase, with protein sequence MRIYTRTGDDGTTGLLYGGRVSKSDTRTATVGNTDEAVAALGLARSLHPVGAGLADLLLDLQRQLFVVGAELATAPANARKLKPGLSKVTEAMVTDLEATIDRLIAESPLPDYFVIPGATPVAAALDLARAVVRRAERSAVGLSEAGVVADDVVLRYLNRLSDLLFVAARYEEQAAGVQATPSHD encoded by the coding sequence TTGCGGATCTACACCCGCACCGGCGACGACGGCACCACCGGCCTCCTCTACGGCGGCCGGGTCTCCAAGTCGGACACCCGCACCGCCACCGTCGGGAACACGGACGAGGCGGTGGCAGCCCTGGGCCTCGCCCGCTCCCTGCACCCGGTGGGGGCCGGTCTGGCCGACCTCCTCCTCGACCTGCAGCGCCAACTGTTCGTCGTCGGCGCTGAGCTGGCCACCGCCCCGGCCAATGCCCGCAAGCTGAAGCCGGGCCTGTCGAAAGTCACCGAGGCGATGGTGACCGACCTGGAGGCCACCATCGACCGACTGATTGCCGAGTCCCCGCTCCCGGACTATTTCGTCATCCCCGGGGCCACCCCCGTGGCCGCCGCCCTCGATCTGGCCCGGGCGGTGGTGCGCCGGGCGGAGCGTTCCGCTGTCGGGCTGTCCGAGGCGGGGGTAGTGGCGGACGATGTGGTCCTGCGCTACCTCAACCGGCTCTCCGACCTGCTGTTCGTGGCCGCCCGCTACGAGGAGCAGGCCGCCGGCGTTCAGGCGACCCCCAGCCATGACTGA